Sequence from the Ziziphus jujuba cultivar Dongzao chromosome 9, ASM3175591v1 genome:
CCTCCTAATTAAAACACCGCCATAACACGGTTCTGAACTCTGTTGTATGTTTGTATTTTTCCAAAGTAAACTCTCTATTTATTGCATTCAACCTCAACCCCAACTATCTCCTATTTctccttctctttttctttatatactttttatttattaatacatataattctttcttccaaatatattcttcaCCAGCCCTAGTTTCTATAAGCAAATATCTTCATCAttttacccacaaaaaaaaaaaaaaaacaaaaaaacaaaaaaaagcaatttttttcatCATATACATAAAATACCACTTGAAGGCTGTCTgcattgtgtgtgtgtatatatatatatatacacagtttGGAGCTCATTTTTTCTGACAGTTTTAGTAGGGTCTAAAATGTCGACGAATAATATTTACACTGTGAAGGTTGAGGAATCAAGGCCGGCAACCGAGAAGAGGCCGTCGGCGGGACCTGTTTATCGAAGCATTTATGCAAAAGATGGTCTAATGGAATTGCCAGAAGGTCTCTATTCCCCATGGCAGTTCTTCAGGTATATAGCTTTCAAAGTTGGCTTGCATTGCATGCGTTAATTGGTGCATAGTGTTCCATTAGGAGAGTAAGGGAAAAGGCTGAAGTGCAATGCTGATTAGATTTCTTATGTTTGGATCCTGATGAGAACATGGACATATCAAATTAACTTGCTGCTGTGTAAATTTGGAGAAGTAATTAACATGACTTTTTTAGATGCATTAATTTTCATCTTAAGCTAATAGTACTGAATAGATCTGGCATGCGGTAGAGTGACACAAGATTTGGATCAAGtaattattttacataaaacataaaaaataaaaaaaagacgaaaaaaaagttaattactACTTTATTAGCAAATTAACTGTGTTAAACCAAGATGTCAAGCTAATgttaaatcaaattaatgttACCAATTTCTAAATCATCTCATTATTAAATTCTGTTTTCTCACTTTATGTCATGCTCAATAGGATTTTTGTCACAGCTAGCTACTTTCACTATCTATCATTGTATATGTGTTTCTctcatacataaaaaaaaaaaaaaaaaaaaaattgactaaaattttaatttgaattttggaaaagaAGAATTATATAGTAAGTCTCTTAATTTTTAACATGcatggaaaattttgaaagtaaaattgaaaagaaaaaagggaaattcCTCTGCCTTTGCAATTGGCTCAAAACTTAATCTTCTACAAACTGAAAATTTCTCTATCACTCTACTGTACAATCTTTGTCCCTTAAAATATTGTTAGTCCCAGTTCAAAACTCTGTACTATTTGTTACCTAAAACTCTGTTTTTGTTGGCAGTGACTCTGTTAAGAGGAGCCCAAACTGCCCAATGCTGGGAAGACGACAAGTCACCGATTCAAAggtaccatttttttttccccctgaaTATCTCCGTGTGTTTCTAAAGTTTGAGCATTAGCAGAAGCCCAGAAAAACCCATgagctaatttttttatttcaatatggaAATATGACAGGCCGGTCCCTATGTATGGCTTACATATCAGGAGGTTTATGATTCAGCTATTCGTCTAGGATCTGCCATTAGAAGCAGAGGTGTCAATCCCGTGAGTTGTCCCCGTTCATATACCAAGTTTTtttgctgatttttttttttttttaatatgaaatagCAGAGATAAtcacccaatatatatatatatatatatgttatattttttccataaaatttttgtAGGGGGATCGTTGTGGTATATATGGATCAAATTGCCCCCAGTGGATCATGGCAATGGAGGTATGCTTTATTACTATTctttcccttttatttatttatttatttatttttttatgttgttgataattatttgttcatttctatatggtaaaatattttgatacatttgTTTGATGTTTTACAGGCCTGTTATAGCCATTGCATAACATATGTTCCATTATATGACACCCTAGGTTTGTATTCAAACTTTTCTTTATTCAATGATCAACATGAATTATTTTAGGACTTATTTTTTCCCCTGTTTTTCATTCTGCTTTTGTAATCAGAAATTTGAATACTACAATACATGGTAGAACTATCTAATTAAGTTAAATTACATGCTTTTTACTTGTTACAGGTCCAAATGCAATCGAGTTTATCATCAACCATGCCGAAGTTTCTTTAGTATTtgttcaagaaaacaaaatcccTTCTGTAAGTTACTATTCTGTCATCATTGTCATTCTAAACTACTTGGTAATATTTGACATCTTTGTAAAAATATCTCAATGATCCAATTTCTCATTGAACtttcaatagaaaataataataatagtaataataatacaagGTCAATGTAGAATTCTATTTAATCCCTCTAATGTGGGAAGTTTTTTCACAGATTCTATCATGCTTGTCAAACTGTTCTACACATTTAAAAAGTAAGTCCATAGCTATTTCTTTTATAAGTTCTTTGGATTGCAGATTCAGCATGATGATTGTGCTAACTAAAGTTTGACCATACTTTATTCAGCAATTGTAAGCTTTGCAAATGTTTCAAGCATGCAAAAGAAGGAAGCCGAGGAATTGGGTGTGTCTTGCTTTTCTTGGGAGGAGTTCTCTAACTTGGTAAAGATGAAAGAGCTGTTTTTTGTTCTAATATGGAAGATTTTCAAGGATGCtgttttaatcaatttgattaagttttaaattttatgtattAACAGCTTTTATCCAACTTTTTTCAGGCAAGTTCAAGTTATGAACTACCTCCAAAACAGAGCGGTGACATTTGCACAATAATGTATACCAGTGGAACAACTGGAGAACCAAAAGGTGTCATTCTTACTAACGAGGCAATCATGGCAGAGGTGTTATCTGTGGAAGAAATGTTTCAACTTACAGGAAAAGGGgtaaatagatttttatttattttttgactttgtaattgaatttaatgaaacaatgtaaatttttttcttttttctttttttcttttttgtatgatTTCAGCCAAAGAAAAGAGACAGAAAGAACTCCTTTAGTTTTTGGTCATTGTTGAAAAATTATGATCTTCCTTTAAATTACAGTGACATATGTATTTTGGGAATAATTATACATTCTTATTGACATGATATAAATTCTATTGCAGTTCACAGAAGAAGATTCATACTTTTCATTCCTTCCTTTGGCACATATATATGATCAAATAATTGAGAACTATTGCGTCTACAAGTCCTCCTCAATAGGCTTTTGGCAAGGCGTAAGATTAAGATTTATTTCTTCGAAACATTTCATCTACTTCCTTTTTTTACGGATCTCTTTGACTTACCAAGAAATGATGTAGATTCATTTTTCTTACATTGGATCCACAGGATGTCAGGTTTTTGATGGATGACATTCAGGAACTGAAGCCAACTGTATTTTGTGGGGTTCCTAGAGTTTATGATCGTATATACACTGGTAATTTGCTATAATCATAAACTAAAATGTTGTTTTCTATGAACTGAAAGCTAACATGTAGTCGATTTCATTCTAAATGCTGAATCTGTTTTTGAAggtatattaaataaaatttcatctgGAGGGACATTGCAGAAGACATTGTTCCAATATGCATATAACTAGTatgtttaccaaaaaaaattgtttttatcttctctttctttccatCCATACAACTAACAAAGAAAATGTACTAACAGCAAGTTAGCAAATCTGGAGAAAGGTCTGCCACAAGACAAAGCAGCACCACTCTTAGACAAGCTTGTCTTTAACAAGGTCTGTCATTTATCCTCCATTTTTATTTCAAACTATCTTCTTTACATTCTAAAGTTACATTATTTGTCGTATAGACAAAGCAAGCTTTAGGCGGACGAGTTCGTATCTTGTTGTCCGGTGCTGCACCATTGCCTAGGCATGTGGAGGAATTTCTGAGGGTTGCCAGCTGCTCTACTTTGTCTCAAGGATATGGTATCTAGGAGTTTTGGAAGACACAGCAATgccgatttatttatttattttttttttgaccttttttcaCTCTTCACTCTTTCCATTAGCTGCTCATTTATGTACACTTTTTACATAATAGGACTAACTGAAAGCTGTGGTGGGTGTTTAACATCCATAGCCAATATACACTCTATGGTGGGAACTGTTGGAGTCCCCATGACAACCATTGAAGCAAGGCTTGAGTCGGTTCCTGAAATGGGTTACGATGCACTTGCCAGCGTGCCACGTGGAGAGATTTGCCTGAGAGGAAAAACCTTGTTTTCTGGTTACCATAAGAGAGCTGATCTAACTGAAGAAGTCCTTGTTGATGGGTGGTTTCATACAGGTAAAACCTTGGAAAGTTATAACATATGGTGGCTTTTACTGTTTtcaagattttaattttaagacATTTATGAAGGTTTGTTCTTTCCGAAACAGGATATGAAGATTAATAGGTCGTCATCAATGAATAACATGATAAATTTTGGAAGTGTTTTAACATAAAAGGCTTATGGATAATTGGGGCATATATAGAAAGTTTGGTAGAACTAGATGAGAGTTTTGTAAATATGAATGAGAACAGTAATGTGCACAAAAAGCTAGAGGTGAAAGCTCTGTTCAATGAAAAACTAATCCACAAATGCAAAAGGACAAGGCTTGAAATAAATTCTATTACACCTCCATTTTCTGTAGTTCTTAAGAAGATCATAAGGTTGCGATGATCATTCAGGAAACCAGACATGTAGTGCACTTTCTTGTTACTCAAAaacattttttggtaataaatagCGTATTGGGTACATAATTCTTAGAGGATTTGCAGGTGACATTGGAGAGTGGCAACCTGATGGAGCGATGAAAATTATAGACaggaaaaagaatatatttaagcTATCACAAGGAGAATATGTTGCTGTGGAGAACATCGAAGGAAAATACTTGCAGTGCCCTCTTATAACATCAGTATGTTGCTGCAACTGCCAAAATGCATATTATGAATTAGAATTAATGTGGAATCAGACTCACCTTTATTCTCCCCAGTAGATGAGTTTGTGTTAGTTGATCTGTGTACTTATTTCGTTTATCCATTCTATGCACAGATTTGGGTCTACGGGAACAGCTTCGAGTCGTTTCTTGTGGCTGTGGTCGTTCCAGAGAGAAGTGCACTGGAGAAATGGGCTGAAAATTATAATCTGACTGATGATTTCAAATCACTGTGTCAAAACCAAAAGGCAAGGAAATACGTTCTGGATGAGCTGAATAGCACTGGTCAGAAACATAAAGTAAGTTTGTATGATTGTTTCTATTTCCATTTTTGTTGGTTTCTTGCTCTTTGTTATTCCTTCATCTAACATGGGAAACATTACCACAGCTTCGAGGTTTTGAGATGTTAAAAGCAGTTCACTTGGAACCAAATCCCTTTGACATGGAGAGGGATCTCATAACTCCAACTTTTAAACTGAAAAGGCCACAATTGTATAAATTTTACAAGGTAATACTAGTATTTTCAGTACCATTactattcaattttattattttttcaacctAGTATTCAAAAAGGCCTTTGCTATCCTTTGTGCtcaattatattataaggaaaGTTGAATTTCTGGTtggtcattatttatttatatgtacgTGAAATTTATCTGCAGGACTGCATCGATAAGTTGTACACTGAAGCAAAGGgaacaaaaaaatgatagaaatgtTGGAAGTTGGAGCCGGCCTAAAATTATGAGTCTCTGATTTTATCTGCCTGGGAAATTGTAGCCATATAAGTAGCTCTGTGTTGTCAACGAGAGTCTTTGTAACTAATTCTTGTCCATGTTTGTCAATAAATAAGGGAATACATGGATTTCTTATTAGAAACTTTAGATCTTCTTAAAGTTTGAAACTAAAGTATTTGTAAGCAGCAAAATAACATATACTGGAAACTATATTAAAAACCCAaagcataaaaaatgaaaagaagcaTTCTTTTTGGCTTCATGAAATTGAAAAGTTTATAGGGTGTTATAAATTACGAACAAGGCCAAAGCCAACACAACGTAAAGTAAGGGCTAATTTAGGATGCTGAGCTGAACTAGATTGGACTGGATTACTGTATATttggcaaaataaaaataaaaaataattcatttcaATCCAGTGCAGTTGAGCATCTGAAATGGGCcccaaattttctaaaatgaaaCTGCATTTGAAACTAGACTGCAATATGAAACTGCATTTGAAACTACTGTAATCTATATCAGATCAAGAGAGTATAGACCTAACATAGAACAGCTTTTCCATCACTAGCAAAATCAGAAAAACAAAAGTCCGTATGACTTATTACAACAAAGTGTTGAAACTTAACAAGAATCCTTCAAGATTCCTCAAGAAACATTGTACTTTACATCAAAGAAAACGGAGTTCTTTGCACAAGAATTCCTGTCTCTCACATTTTTACTGATCCAAACTGTCACATTATCACAGGTAACAACAGCAATGGTAATGAATTCTATATGGTACAAAACAAATCAATGAAACAAAGACAATACATGTGTTTTGCAAACCTCAAAACAATGTACACAAAACCACTGGGAAGAGTGGCTCTAAATGATTTCAACTAGCAATGCCCAAACAGGATACACAAACAGAAGAACTATACCAACTGTGTTTGATACCCCATGAGCTCTTGTGAAGGCATTTCTAAAACCACCAGATGCCCTTATGTGTTCTTGCAACAAATAGCATGCAATGACTAGACATATGACCACGCCGATCCAGTCGTTCCTTATTGTGCTCGAAAATAAACTAGGAGACACAACTATAAGAAGAATCAGCGCTCCCGGCAATTCCAACCAATCTGCAATTGTTACCATCCAAAAGTTCATAACCAGTTAATTaccacaaaataaattacaagatTGAATCTTTAACATAATTTGATTGATACCATGAATAAAGGTATACAGTTTGTATTACCTGGGAATCGCTGAGGGAAGAAAAGCCGCAGCACAACAGCAATGAAAGCAATCCATTTTCCAATCTGTCCGCTGCAGGATCATCAAAAATATTTAGTACATATCATGaacaaaaaagagaacaatAAAACAAGAAATGGTTGGTGTTGTGCACAGTATGGATACTCACTTTAAGAGGCCGAATAGTATTGATGGAAGACTCAGGTAAATGTATGGGATTAGCAGTGCTGTAAGAATGTTTGTTTTCCAGTTTGTTCGGTCCAAGACCAGCAAATAACTACATTCAGCAACAATATGGAAAGAATAGGTCAATAATAGTACAGAAGGCAATGCACAAAAACATATAGGTGGGAAACtgaaaactcaaaaaatatCTCCAATGCAAACTCAGTCCGGTTTCAGTGACAAAAGAAAAGCTCAAAATTTTTAGTCTTTGACAAGAAGTTTGAAGGTAATTCAAGGTGTAGATGTTTAGATCAAATTCAAGAAATCTTGAAGAGATGTAGATTGAGGTGGTTTAAGAAACAGGTATCAAAAAACCCATATCTAAAACAATCAGATAACAGAGAAAAAGACCAATTTTGATACAAGATCAAGATCTGGACATGATCAAtgcatttatattatttgtcatgAGAAGTagaatatatgaaattcttcCTTATAATCAATTAGTAGACTGTAGAACACCCATACAATCCTACCAAAGACCAAATCAGTGTCTTCTGTATAAAAGAttacaaatgtttttttttttttttttttttttttggttgccaaTTTAATTGAATCTGAAAAGCTGTATGCCTGTAATTGTAACTTTTTTTGAGATAATGGATCGAACAAAATGGGAAAAACAAGAATCTCCAACGAAAAGAACATAATTTAGCAAGCAAAATAACCAATTAATAAGATCTGCATATATACAAATCAATATGAAACAGAGCATAAGCAGAATCATGAAAACGATaaccatgatgatgatgacgatgataaagaaataaaaaaaaaagagtaaaacatACATAGCAGCAAAGCAGGCAAGCCATTCAAGGAAAGTGGTACCGAAGCCCAAACTAGCAAGCTTGATGGAGTGGTTGGCAAGGTTTTTAGCAGCTGCTGCGAGGTCTTTGAGATCAGAGTTGACCAAGTCGCTTGATGATGGTACCCTCTCTGTTCTCATTCTCAAGTAATCTTTGTGAGCCATATCTTCAATGATGAAATGAAAGATCGATTAGAATCAGATCgagcaatttctttttttcctttctttttctttcaatccAAACAGAAAAACTATAAAAAGGAACAGCAGTGAAGCTTCCAATGCTATTTAATTGCCAAAACCCAATCACAGTCTCACACAGAGACTCTGTCTCCgcataatataatattcatttttggGTTTTGGACCGCCTTCATTTTTCTACGTAACccatcttttttttataaacatttttgtAAGATTCAGAAAAGGCGTGCCACGTGGACCCAATTATTTGGATAAGTCAAATATATTGATGAGTCCACACTGACCTGTCTGTCCTGTCTCTGAGCTGTCCTATCCTTCTACTTACGTGTCCTTTGGGGATTTCTATtgggcttttaaaaaaaaaaaaataaataaataaattaaattaccctttttttttttttgggggttgggGCTGATTAGAATTgatatactttttaattttatggatataaaaGTATATTTCTTTGTCCGTTATCCATCCCAAATAATGCATGTCGGGTACAATTAGAGCTCGCCACGTGGACATGCCAAAATAACGCACCGCACTAACCTTTTCTTTCCCTTAATCgtccaaaacaaaaagaacaaacacCTTTTGTATCATCTtaattattcataaatatattattttataattatttcattaTCTAACTAAAATAGGATATCATAgttgttaaattgatattttttttatattttttaatacaaaattattaaaatggttagagatattaaaattttgacaaacaaATTATTACTCTAAATTTACTCATCTAATCGACACTTTAATTTCTCAATACACGTCTTTTCAACTTTGTGTCAACTCtactaaaatttcataaatgatAACTTTAATCGCTAAAATAGATTTTGAGTGGGCATTAAATTGGTGttcctcaaaaatcaatttatgatGGTTTTGTAAGTCATcgaaattaaaatatgatatccATAAAACAAAACCGAAAATTGTGTTGGATGGATTTACTCCATATCATActtaaaaacttatatatttatccttttaaaaataagtttataaaaaaatttataaatttatttttaaac
This genomic interval carries:
- the LOC107435779 gene encoding probable CoA ligase CCL6 isoform X3, with the translated sequence MELPEGLYSPWQFFSDSVKRSPNCPMLGRRQVTDSKAGPYVWLTYQEVYDSAIRLGSAIRSRGVNPGDRCGIYGSNCPQWIMAMEACYSHCITYVPLYDTLGPNAIEFIINHAEVSLVFVQENKIPSILSCLSNCSTHLKTIVSFANVSSMQKKEAEELGVSCFSWEEFSNLASSSYELPPKQSGDICTIMYTSGTTGEPKGVILTNEAIMAEVLSVEEMFQLTGKGFTEEDSYFSFLPLAHIYDQIIENYCVYKSSSIGFWQGDVRFLMDDIQELKPTVFCGVPRVYDRIYTGILNKISSGGTLQKTLFQYAYNYKLANLEKGLPQDKAAPLLDKLVFNKTKQALGGRVRILLSGAAPLPRHVEEFLRVASCSTLSQGYGLTESCGGCLTSIANIHSMVGTVGVPMTTIEARLESVPEMGYDALASVPRGEICLRGKTLFSGYHKRADLTEEVLVDGWFHTGDIGEWQPDGAMKIIDRKKNIFKLSQGEYVAVENIEGKYLQCPLITSIWVYGNSFESFLVAVVVPERSALEKWAENYNLTDDFKSLCQNQKARKYVLDELNSTGQKHKLRGFEMLKAVHLEPNPFDMERDLITPTFKLKRPQLYKFYKDCIDKLYTEAKGTKK
- the LOC107435779 gene encoding probable CoA ligase CCL6 isoform X4 — protein: MSTNNIYTVKVEESRPATEKRPSAGPVYRSIYAKDGLMELPEGLYSPWQFFSDSVKRSPNCPMLGRRQVTDSKAGPYVWLTYQEVYDSAIRLGSAIRSRGVNPGDRCGIYGSNCPQWIMAMEACYSHCITYVPLYDTLGPNAIEFIINHAEVSLVFVQENKIPSILSCLSNCSTHLKTIVSFANVSSMQKKEAEELGVSCFSWEEFSNLASSSYELPPKQSGDICTIMYTSGTTGEPKGVILTNEAIMAEVLSVEEMFQLTGKGFTEEDSYFSFLPLAHIYDQIIENYCVYKSSSIGFWQGDVRFLMDDIQELKPTVFCGVPRVYDRIYTGILNKISSGGTLQKTLFQYAYNYKLANLEKGLPQDKAAPLLDKLVFNKTKQALGGRVRILLSGAAPLPRHVEEFLRVASCSTLSQGYGLTESCGGCLTSIANIHSMVGTVGVPMTTIEARLESVPEMGYDALASVPRGEICLRGKTLFSGYHKRADLTEEVLVDGWFHTGYED
- the LOC107435780 gene encoding cold-regulated 413 plasma membrane protein 2 — encoded protein: MAHKDYLRMRTERVPSSSDLVNSDLKDLAAAAKNLANHSIKLASLGFGTTFLEWLACFAAIYLLVLDRTNWKTNILTALLIPYIYLSLPSILFGLLNGQIGKWIAFIAVVLRLFFPQRFPDWLELPGALILLIVVSPSLFSSTIRNDWIGVVICLVIACYLLQEHIRASGGFRNAFTRAHGVSNTVGIVLLFVYPVWALLVEII
- the LOC107435779 gene encoding probable CoA ligase CCL6 isoform X1, with the protein product MSTNNIYTVKVEESRPATEKRPSAGPVYRSIYAKDGLMELPEGLYSPWQFFSDSVKRSPNCPMLGRRQVTDSKAGPYVWLTYQEVYDSAIRLGSAIRSRGVNPGDRCGIYGSNCPQWIMAMEACYSHCITYVPLYDTLGPNAIEFIINHAEVSLVFVQENKIPSILSCLSNCSTHLKTIVSFANVSSMQKKEAEELGVSCFSWEEFSNLASSSYELPPKQSGDICTIMYTSGTTGEPKGVILTNEAIMAEVLSVEEMFQLTGKGFTEEDSYFSFLPLAHIYDQIIENYCVYKSSSIGFWQGDVRFLMDDIQELKPTVFCGVPRVYDRIYTGILNKISSGGTLQKTLFQYAYNYKLANLEKGLPQDKAAPLLDKLVFNKTKQALGGRVRILLSGAAPLPRHVEEFLRVASCSTLSQGYGLTESCGGCLTSIANIHSMVGTVGVPMTTIEARLESVPEMGYDALASVPRGEICLRGKTLFSGYHKRADLTEEVLVDGWFHTGDIGEWQPDGAMKIIDRKKNIFKLSQGEYVAVENIEGKYLQCPLITSIWVYGNSFESFLVAVVVPERSALEKWAENYNLTDDFKSLCQNQKARKYVLDELNSTGQKHKLRGFEMLKAVHLEPNPFDMERDLITPTFKLKRPQLYKFYKDCIDKLYTEAKGTKK
- the LOC107435779 gene encoding probable CoA ligase CCL6 isoform X2, with translation MLVEESRPATEKRPSAGPVYRSIYAKDGLMELPEGLYSPWQFFSDSVKRSPNCPMLGRRQVTDSKAGPYVWLTYQEVYDSAIRLGSAIRSRGVNPGDRCGIYGSNCPQWIMAMEACYSHCITYVPLYDTLGPNAIEFIINHAEVSLVFVQENKIPSILSCLSNCSTHLKTIVSFANVSSMQKKEAEELGVSCFSWEEFSNLASSSYELPPKQSGDICTIMYTSGTTGEPKGVILTNEAIMAEVLSVEEMFQLTGKGFTEEDSYFSFLPLAHIYDQIIENYCVYKSSSIGFWQGDVRFLMDDIQELKPTVFCGVPRVYDRIYTGILNKISSGGTLQKTLFQYAYNYKLANLEKGLPQDKAAPLLDKLVFNKTKQALGGRVRILLSGAAPLPRHVEEFLRVASCSTLSQGYGLTESCGGCLTSIANIHSMVGTVGVPMTTIEARLESVPEMGYDALASVPRGEICLRGKTLFSGYHKRADLTEEVLVDGWFHTGDIGEWQPDGAMKIIDRKKNIFKLSQGEYVAVENIEGKYLQCPLITSIWVYGNSFESFLVAVVVPERSALEKWAENYNLTDDFKSLCQNQKARKYVLDELNSTGQKHKLRGFEMLKAVHLEPNPFDMERDLITPTFKLKRPQLYKFYKDCIDKLYTEAKGTKK